A genomic region of Planococcus kocurii contains the following coding sequences:
- a CDS encoding SDR family NAD(P)-dependent oxidoreductase produces MQNEVAIITGAASGIGQEVAIQMAKEGARVVLVDLNSCDKTIALLGEAEYLECLGDIREPEFVKAVINRTIEKYHEIHVLVNNAGTCSRLNLEDMTIEMWDRDLDTNLKATFLFTQAVVYPHMKEGGYGRIVNISSVSGINGGVVSGGEKNGRSGPAYSASKGGVIALTKWVAKEVGKYGITCNSVAPGATLTGITAGVPYDTSQQVIDRMGESRDIANAVMYFATKEASYTTSQVLKVDGGISIG; encoded by the coding sequence ATGCAAAATGAAGTAGCGATTATAACAGGCGCGGCAAGTGGAATTGGACAAGAAGTAGCGATTCAAATGGCAAAAGAAGGTGCCCGTGTCGTTTTGGTGGATTTGAATTCATGTGACAAGACAATTGCGTTATTGGGTGAAGCTGAGTATTTGGAATGTCTAGGAGATATTAGAGAACCAGAGTTTGTCAAAGCTGTCATCAATCGGACGATTGAAAAATACCACGAAATCCATGTGCTAGTAAATAATGCAGGTACGTGTAGTCGCTTAAATTTGGAAGATATGACAATTGAGATGTGGGACAGAGATTTAGATACCAATCTAAAAGCGACCTTCTTATTTACACAAGCAGTTGTTTATCCACATATGAAAGAAGGTGGATATGGGCGAATCGTCAATATTAGCTCAGTATCAGGAATCAACGGTGGTGTAGTATCTGGTGGTGAAAAAAATGGTCGTTCAGGACCTGCATATTCAGCGTCAAAAGGTGGCGTTATTGCTTTAACCAAATGGGTAGCAAAAGAGGTGGGTAAATACGGCATTACCTGTAACTCAGTTGCTCCTGGTGCCACGTTAACTGGTATTACAGCTGGTGTGCCATATGACACGAGTCAACAAGTAATCGATCGCATGGGCGAATCACGAGATATTGCGAATGCAGTCATGTACTTTGCTACAAAAGAAGCCAGCTATACAACTTCTCAAGTGCTTAAAGTTGATGGAGGGATTAGCATTGGATAA
- a CDS encoding bile acid:sodium symporter family protein: protein MSLIMFISSKLPFLILLVSIATYFSPVYWQVSSWVPSLLLGAVIFFAGLSMNIEAFKQIKKKTKELLVITGLKWTLTVSVSIALAHLFFSSKPEIAAGLILAGTVPSATAATVYTFLAGGNASLVVVASLLDVVISPVVTPLAMLGLSSEQISLSFSDLLTSFFLIVVLPMGLGLWIQKIIPNLNSYTGSVTKLGTSLALLVIVHTIIGSGKEAITSELATIPLIAVATFIQVTLPMASAYLIAKGLKMEEQDARAALFQVGLCNTALAAILAYKFIGELGVIAPIFNMIFNLSIGAMIANRFSKINSNLKEQKWIET from the coding sequence ATGTCGTTGATTATGTTTATCTCTAGTAAATTGCCTTTTCTTATCCTATTGGTTTCAATAGCCACTTATTTTTCTCCAGTTTACTGGCAAGTATCTTCATGGGTGCCTAGCTTGCTGTTAGGAGCTGTTATTTTTTTTGCTGGTCTATCAATGAATATAGAAGCCTTTAAACAAATTAAAAAGAAAACGAAAGAATTATTAGTTATTACCGGATTAAAATGGACACTCACTGTGTCTGTTTCCATCGCATTAGCACACCTTTTCTTTTCATCAAAACCAGAAATTGCTGCGGGACTCATACTAGCTGGAACTGTACCAAGTGCTACAGCTGCGACTGTTTATACCTTTCTTGCCGGGGGCAACGCTTCACTGGTCGTCGTTGCATCTTTACTTGATGTTGTGATTAGTCCTGTCGTTACACCACTCGCAATGCTTGGATTATCCAGTGAACAGATCTCTCTATCTTTTTCCGACCTCCTGACATCCTTTTTTTTAATCGTCGTTTTGCCTATGGGACTTGGCTTATGGATTCAAAAAATCATTCCTAATTTAAATTCCTACACCGGCTCCGTCACAAAACTGGGAACCTCTTTAGCGTTATTAGTTATTGTCCATACGATTATTGGTAGCGGTAAAGAAGCCATCACTTCTGAACTAGCAACCATCCCACTTATTGCAGTAGCCACTTTTATCCAAGTTACTTTGCCAATGGCTTCAGCATACCTTATTGCCAAAGGACTGAAGATGGAAGAACAAGACGCGCGTGCTGCTTTATTTCAAGTAGGACTTTGCAACACTGCACTCGCTGCCATTCTCGCTTATAAATTCATTGGAGAACTTGGTGTAATTGCACCTATTTTCAATATGATTTTCAATTTGTCGATTGGCGCGATGATTGCTAACCGTTTCAGTAAAATAAACAGTAATTTGAAAGAACAGAAATGGATCGAGACATAA
- a CDS encoding (Fe-S)-binding protein: protein MVVTELQQRMQESFKDNVDEEYLMDCMRCGFCLPACPTYLVTNKDEIHSPRGRIALMKGMRDGDVVWDGSVEESFDMCLGCRACEPACPAGVQYGVLLEETRVAIEQVKTKSVVEKAVRKSTFDGVFADQKKMAGAVKLVQFYQKSGLQTVTRKIGFLNLFPPFMKEMEAVLPAIESKKKRATPSEPKTTTVAFFTGCLMDTLFQETNRKTIELLESLGVDVMIPKEQQCCGALHGHSGELEKGLRNARTNVDAFDSDSFDFIVNNAGGCGAFLSEYEKHLQSDTAYAEKTTRFSRKMIDISSLLVKLGLNERLKEIQVESKAIVTYQDSCHLRNVNKVFLEPRTLLQDAPGFEYKELIDAGSCCGSAGIYNILQPEMAKKILDLKMKGVKELQPAKVVTSNPGCLMQMQVGIQREGLEKEMQAVHIVDFLYDAIYKNQN, encoded by the coding sequence ATGGTGGTAACTGAATTGCAGCAGCGGATGCAAGAATCGTTTAAGGACAATGTCGATGAAGAGTATTTGATGGACTGCATGCGCTGCGGCTTTTGCTTACCAGCCTGTCCAACATACTTAGTAACAAACAAAGATGAAATTCACTCGCCACGTGGTCGTATCGCCTTAATGAAAGGGATGCGAGACGGTGATGTGGTATGGGACGGTTCGGTAGAAGAGTCATTTGACATGTGTCTTGGATGTCGAGCTTGTGAGCCTGCTTGTCCTGCGGGAGTTCAATATGGCGTGTTACTTGAAGAAACTCGCGTTGCGATTGAACAAGTAAAGACCAAATCAGTCGTAGAAAAAGCTGTTCGAAAATCCACTTTTGATGGCGTATTCGCAGATCAAAAGAAAATGGCAGGAGCGGTAAAGCTTGTTCAGTTTTACCAAAAAAGCGGCTTACAAACCGTGACACGTAAAATTGGGTTTTTAAATCTATTTCCACCATTTATGAAAGAAATGGAAGCTGTACTTCCAGCAATTGAATCGAAGAAAAAAAGAGCAACCCCATCTGAACCAAAAACAACAACCGTTGCATTTTTTACAGGTTGTTTGATGGATACCCTTTTTCAAGAAACCAACCGTAAGACCATTGAATTACTTGAATCACTCGGAGTAGATGTAATGATTCCAAAAGAACAACAATGTTGCGGGGCTTTGCATGGTCATAGCGGAGAGTTGGAAAAAGGGCTGCGCAATGCTAGGACGAATGTTGATGCATTCGATTCGGACAGCTTCGACTTTATCGTCAATAATGCAGGTGGCTGTGGTGCTTTCTTAAGTGAATATGAAAAACACCTGCAATCTGATACAGCATATGCTGAAAAAACAACTCGATTTTCAAGAAAGATGATTGATATTTCGTCGTTATTAGTAAAACTTGGCTTGAATGAGCGTCTAAAAGAAATTCAAGTAGAAAGCAAAGCGATTGTAACTTATCAAGATTCTTGTCATTTACGCAATGTAAATAAAGTGTTTTTAGAGCCACGTACTCTTTTACAAGATGCACCTGGCTTTGAATATAAAGAATTGATCGACGCTGGGAGCTGTTGTGGATCTGCAGGTATATATAATATTCTGCAGCCTGAAATGGCAAAGAAAATACTCGACTTAAAAATGAAAGGAGTGAAAGAGTTGCAACCCGCCAAGGTTGTGACATCCAATCCAGGGTGTTTGATGCAAATGCAAGTAGGTATTCAGCGTGAAGGATTAGAAAAAGAGATGCAGGCAGTGCACATTGTTGATTTTTTGTATGATGCGATTTACAAAAACCAAAATTAG
- a CDS encoding CdaR family transcriptional regulator, with amino-acid sequence MFDFEALSSQIVEELTSLIDKHVIVTDKNGFIIASTDANRLNSYHEGAAISMRNQQEFHLTTEMSNQLRGVRPGIVMPIIVSGTPIGVLGITGKPTEVEKYAKLVRKVVELFITDSISREEKERGIREIEFFFFDLVTTNSPKEVIEDRARMINIDSSLYRRVAVIQTYQQLEVTDVEGLLKIQTIHPELKIIRWGMEKLVLLMPDIKKEKMIEGLNSLSIKIQKKIRQKLPIGIGNFNSFEHLKESFSQAETALLVSERQEKIVFEEDLKLELLYYSIREEVQEEFLKRTIEPLLKEDELMLSLETWLQRKNSLQDVADELHIHKNTLIYRLNKIQAILKLNLNDMNDLVIVYTAIRLYRKK; translated from the coding sequence ATGTTCGACTTTGAAGCATTAAGTTCTCAAATTGTAGAGGAACTAACTTCGTTGATTGATAAACATGTAATTGTTACCGATAAAAACGGATTTATTATTGCAAGTACAGATGCTAATCGCTTGAATTCTTATCACGAGGGTGCTGCCATTTCGATGAGAAATCAGCAAGAGTTTCATTTGACTACTGAAATGAGTAATCAATTACGTGGAGTACGACCGGGTATTGTTATGCCAATTATTGTTTCGGGGACACCAATTGGAGTTCTCGGAATTACAGGCAAGCCGACTGAAGTAGAGAAATATGCGAAGCTCGTAAGAAAAGTTGTAGAGCTTTTCATTACGGATTCTATTTCAAGAGAAGAGAAAGAGCGGGGCATTCGAGAAATTGAATTCTTTTTCTTTGATTTGGTAACGACAAATTCACCTAAAGAGGTTATTGAAGATCGTGCACGAATGATTAATATTGACAGTTCTCTGTATCGCCGAGTTGCGGTAATCCAAACATACCAGCAACTTGAAGTTACAGATGTAGAAGGTCTATTGAAAATCCAGACAATCCATCCAGAATTGAAGATTATTCGCTGGGGGATGGAAAAATTGGTCCTGTTAATGCCAGATATTAAAAAAGAAAAAATGATAGAGGGATTAAATAGTTTATCAATAAAAATTCAAAAAAAAATACGACAAAAATTACCGATTGGCATAGGCAACTTTAATAGCTTTGAGCATTTAAAAGAATCATTCAGTCAAGCGGAAACTGCACTTTTAGTATCTGAAAGACAAGAAAAAATAGTGTTTGAGGAAGATCTAAAGTTAGAATTGCTTTATTACTCGATCCGGGAAGAAGTTCAAGAGGAGTTTTTAAAGCGCACAATCGAACCACTGCTGAAAGAAGATGAGTTAATGCTGAGTTTGGAAACATGGCTTCAACGAAAGAATTCTCTTCAAGATGTAGCGGACGAACTGCACATTCATAAAAATACGTTGATTTATAGATTGAACAAAATACAAGCAATATTAAAGTTAAATTTGAATGACATGAATGATTTAGTAATTGTTTATACAGCGATTCGCCTTTATAGAAAAAAATGA
- a CDS encoding DctP family TRAP transporter solute-binding subunit — MLKKKMSMAVLGLSAVLVLGACGSNEAESSEGSEAKDYDLKMSVTVSDSSTWYEAAEKLKEDLAKESDGRINLELFANEQLSGGDSGKAVESLAKGSIDLTFNSTIIYSILDDRFGVASAPFLFNNTDEVDPVFAGEGGEMFKEILAEKGVQALGYGENGFRQLTNSKLEIKNPEDLKGLKIRIPGITMYTDLYRELGTDPQTMTFSEVFTALQQGTIDGQENPIDVISSSKLQEVQDYMTLWNYSYDPLVLGMNKELYDSMSDEDKELFDRLGKEAAAYQVEIAREKETTQIADLEAAGMQIYTPTEEEIAQFKEASNPIYDKYTDIWGADLLKAFQGE; from the coding sequence ATGTTGAAGAAAAAAATGAGTATGGCGGTACTTGGGTTATCAGCAGTTTTAGTATTAGGAGCATGCGGTTCAAACGAAGCTGAAAGTAGTGAAGGTTCGGAAGCAAAAGATTATGACTTAAAAATGTCGGTAACGGTTTCAGATTCTTCAACTTGGTATGAAGCAGCTGAAAAACTCAAAGAAGATCTTGCTAAAGAATCAGATGGACGCATTAACCTAGAATTATTCGCAAATGAGCAATTATCGGGTGGAGATTCAGGTAAAGCGGTAGAAAGTTTAGCAAAAGGTTCAATTGATCTGACTTTTAACTCTACAATTATTTATTCTATTTTGGATGATCGTTTCGGTGTAGCTAGTGCGCCGTTCCTATTCAATAATACGGATGAAGTTGATCCTGTATTTGCTGGAGAAGGCGGAGAAATGTTTAAGGAAATTTTAGCTGAAAAAGGCGTTCAGGCACTTGGCTACGGTGAAAATGGTTTCCGTCAATTGACAAATAGTAAATTGGAAATCAAGAACCCTGAAGATTTAAAAGGCTTAAAAATCCGTATTCCTGGCATCACAATGTATACAGACCTTTACCGCGAGTTAGGAACAGATCCACAGACGATGACCTTCTCTGAAGTATTTACAGCGCTGCAGCAAGGAACAATCGATGGACAGGAAAATCCGATTGATGTTATTTCATCTTCTAAATTACAAGAAGTTCAAGATTATATGACACTTTGGAATTACTCATATGATCCACTCGTGCTTGGGATGAACAAAGAACTTTATGACTCCATGAGTGATGAAGACAAAGAATTATTTGATCGTCTAGGTAAGGAAGCCGCAGCTTACCAAGTTGAAATTGCACGTGAAAAAGAAACGACTCAAATTGCAGATCTAGAAGCTGCAGGTATGCAAATTTACACGCCAACTGAAGAAGAAATTGCTCAATTTAAAGAAGCTTCAAATCCGATTTACGATAAATACACGGATATCTGGGGTGCAGATTTACTAAAAGCATTCCAAGGAGAGTAA
- a CDS encoding TRAP transporter large permease, whose product MIALVLFGLFFLLVFLRVPIAISLGVSSIIVLVSSSGIFGLEMVTDIMYTSVAKFTLLAIPFFILAGVIMEHVGISKRLIDFAQTLVGHRKSGIVLVTVIVAVFFAAISGSGPATVAAIGGILIPAMIKNGYKKETAGALVASSGAIGIVIPPSIAFIVFAVVAGDQIPVTINRLFMAGVVPGILMGVAFVIAALVVRSRQEKRGEFILPEGVEIRKATGKERWDAFVGAFPGLMIPVIILGGIYGGFFTPTEAAVVAVVYGLLVGMVVNRKDTFKKMYRIFIEAAVQTAVVMIIVSAASVFAYIVTTEQIARDISDGIMGLTSNPILILLLINVLLLIAGAFIDAISAYYIFVPILLPIIIFLEVDPAVFGVIMTVNLAIGLFTPPVGLNLYVAAGISGTNIVEISRGVVPFIVAAIVVLMLVTYIPQISTFLPDLLNVK is encoded by the coding sequence ATGATTGCTTTGGTGTTATTTGGATTATTCTTCTTATTGGTCTTCTTGCGTGTTCCGATTGCGATTTCACTTGGTGTTTCTTCTATTATTGTGCTCGTCTCATCAAGTGGCATTTTTGGCTTAGAGATGGTCACAGATATTATGTACACGAGTGTCGCGAAATTCACATTACTAGCTATACCATTCTTCATATTAGCAGGGGTCATTATGGAGCATGTAGGAATCTCTAAACGACTGATTGATTTTGCGCAGACATTAGTTGGCCACCGTAAAAGTGGAATTGTGTTAGTTACAGTTATTGTCGCTGTTTTCTTTGCTGCTATATCTGGCTCCGGTCCGGCTACTGTTGCAGCAATTGGAGGTATCCTGATTCCCGCAATGATCAAGAACGGCTACAAAAAAGAAACTGCCGGAGCCTTAGTTGCGAGTTCGGGAGCGATCGGAATTGTTATTCCACCAAGTATTGCGTTCATCGTATTCGCAGTTGTAGCAGGAGATCAAATTCCTGTAACGATCAATCGATTATTTATGGCTGGTGTTGTTCCAGGGATTTTAATGGGAGTTGCTTTTGTTATTGCCGCGCTTGTCGTACGTTCACGACAAGAAAAACGTGGAGAATTCATTTTGCCAGAAGGTGTAGAAATTAGAAAAGCTACAGGGAAAGAACGGTGGGATGCTTTTGTTGGTGCATTTCCTGGCCTGATGATTCCTGTTATTATTTTAGGCGGTATTTATGGCGGATTCTTCACCCCCACTGAAGCTGCAGTTGTAGCGGTCGTTTATGGCTTACTTGTTGGAATGGTCGTCAACCGAAAAGATACATTCAAGAAAATGTATCGAATTTTTATCGAAGCAGCCGTACAGACAGCGGTCGTTATGATCATTGTTAGTGCTGCATCGGTCTTTGCGTATATTGTGACTACTGAACAAATTGCGCGCGATATTTCAGATGGCATTATGGGCTTGACAAGTAATCCAATTCTTATTTTATTGTTAATCAACGTCTTGCTACTAATTGCCGGTGCGTTTATCGATGCTATTTCAGCTTATTATATTTTTGTTCCAATTTTATTGCCAATCATTATCTTTTTAGAAGTAGATCCAGCCGTATTCGGCGTCATCATGACCGTCAACTTAGCAATTGGATTATTTACACCTCCTGTTGGTTTGAATCTATACGTTGCTGCTGGGATTTCTGGGACCAATATCGTCGAAATTTCACGAGGAGTTGTACCATTTATCGTTGCGGCAATTGTTGTACTGATGTTAGTTACATATATTCCGCAAATTTCTACATTTTTACCTGACTTACTAAATGTAAAATAA
- a CDS encoding TRAP transporter small permease, translating to MKILNYFEEVILFLAFLTMTIIAFSNIVARNMASLSLSFTEEITINLFVLLTFVGTAVGVRRYGHLGFTLIFDHMNPLFRKVFIVFSTLMSLILFGVLLWYGLQMVMFQMDMGQKTPSLGWPQWILSSALPIGAFLCVIRTIQVGIEELKLEKHSVNKGDEAV from the coding sequence TTGAAAATTTTAAATTATTTTGAAGAAGTTATTTTATTTCTGGCTTTCTTAACAATGACCATTATTGCATTTTCAAATATTGTGGCACGAAACATGGCTAGCTTATCGCTTTCATTTACTGAAGAAATTACGATTAATCTTTTTGTGCTACTTACATTTGTAGGAACAGCAGTCGGTGTCCGTCGCTATGGACATCTTGGATTTACGTTGATTTTTGATCATATGAATCCGCTTTTCAGAAAAGTCTTTATTGTCTTTTCAACTTTGATGAGTTTAATCTTGTTTGGTGTTTTGCTTTGGTACGGCCTTCAAATGGTCATGTTCCAAATGGATATGGGTCAGAAAACGCCCTCTTTAGGTTGGCCACAATGGATCTTATCTTCTGCACTCCCAATTGGTGCTTTCCTTTGCGTCATAAGAACCATTCAAGTGGGCATTGAAGAGTTGAAATTAGAAAAGCATTCGGTGAATAAAGGAGATGAGGCAGTATGA
- a CDS encoding FAD-binding oxidoreductase has translation MKNSFLSIVGVENVKYSQAHMLAYSYDATANFQAMPDLVLSPRSTQEIVEIVKICAKEQIPIVPRGSGTNLAAGTVPTQGGIVLLFNNMSEILELDKENLTVTVQPGVITQDLSNYVESNGLFYPPDPSSMKISTIGGNVSENSGGLRGLKYGVTKDYVKALTVVTPAGEVMKLGGKLAKDVAGYDLLSLLVGSEGTLGVITEITLKLIPLPIAKKTGIAYFNSLEDAAETVSAIIANRIIPVTLEFMDKGTIGAVEDFMKIGLPREAEAMLLMEQDGNDKQVDEDIQKMIAIAKENGATSAILAASEEESDILKTGRRAALSALSRKRPTTILEDATVPRSEIAKMVKAIQEIALKHDLQISTFGHAGDGNLHPTCLTDVRDQEEMARVEKALEEIFQVAIELGGTITGEHGVGEMKAPYLEWKLGTVGMNLMRTIKQSIDPQNIMNPGKIFAKETKKRLVIHGGN, from the coding sequence ATGAAGAACTCTTTCCTATCGATAGTTGGAGTAGAAAACGTAAAATATTCGCAAGCTCATATGCTTGCCTATTCCTACGACGCAACGGCAAATTTCCAAGCGATGCCCGACTTGGTGTTATCGCCTAGAAGTACACAAGAGATTGTAGAAATTGTGAAGATTTGTGCAAAAGAACAAATTCCGATTGTACCAAGAGGATCGGGAACAAACTTAGCTGCAGGCACTGTTCCCACTCAAGGTGGTATCGTGCTGTTGTTTAATAATATGAGTGAAATTTTAGAACTAGACAAAGAAAATTTAACAGTTACTGTACAGCCAGGCGTCATTACGCAAGATTTAAGTAATTATGTCGAAAGCAACGGATTGTTCTATCCTCCTGATCCAAGTTCGATGAAGATTTCTACAATCGGTGGCAATGTTAGTGAAAATTCAGGTGGACTAAGAGGACTAAAATACGGTGTAACGAAAGACTATGTGAAAGCGCTTACTGTTGTTACACCCGCTGGAGAAGTAATGAAACTCGGAGGGAAACTTGCGAAAGACGTGGCAGGCTACGACTTGTTATCTTTGCTAGTAGGTTCTGAAGGAACTCTCGGAGTCATTACAGAAATTACGTTAAAGCTAATTCCGCTACCTATCGCTAAGAAAACAGGAATTGCTTATTTCAACTCATTAGAGGACGCTGCAGAAACAGTATCAGCCATTATCGCAAATCGGATTATTCCAGTGACGCTTGAATTTATGGACAAAGGGACAATCGGTGCTGTGGAAGATTTTATGAAGATCGGTCTACCACGTGAAGCTGAGGCCATGCTATTGATGGAGCAAGATGGGAACGATAAGCAAGTAGATGAAGATATTCAAAAAATGATTGCCATAGCAAAAGAGAACGGAGCAACTTCCGCAATTTTAGCAGCTTCAGAAGAAGAGTCAGATATTTTGAAAACAGGAAGAAGAGCTGCACTTTCTGCTTTATCTCGAAAACGCCCTACTACTATCTTAGAAGATGCAACAGTCCCACGCTCTGAAATCGCGAAAATGGTTAAAGCGATACAAGAAATTGCACTAAAGCATGATTTGCAGATTAGTACATTTGGTCATGCTGGTGATGGCAATCTGCACCCAACTTGCTTAACGGATGTCCGAGATCAAGAAGAAATGGCAAGAGTTGAAAAGGCGTTAGAAGAAATATTTCAAGTAGCGATTGAGTTAGGCGGAACAATAACAGGTGAGCATGGCGTTGGAGAAATGAAAGCGCCTTATCTTGAATGGAAGCTTGGAACTGTTGGCATGAACTTGATGCGAACGATTAAACAGTCAATCGATCCGCAAAACATTATGAACCCAGGTAAGATTTTTGCAAAAGAAACAAAGAAAAGGCTGGTGATTCATGGTGGTAACTGA